The proteins below come from a single Pseudarthrobacter sp. SSS035 genomic window:
- a CDS encoding polyphenol oxidase family protein, producing the protein MFYWRAEVSAGVSVAFTDTQAGNLALHVGDNAADVLQRREALENAAGLTVGSLRFMEQVHGTAVEMMEPATPAPTADAMVSWGLPLAVMVADCIPALLVGEGPDGPVLAAAHAGRPGIEDGILPAAVERMRSAGATAIRAWLGPSICGRCYEVPAELRAQVAAQVPATRAATSWGTPALDLPAGAKSQLEAAGVVIEYAGPCTLENEELFSYRRSNTTGRFAGLVWSHE; encoded by the coding sequence TTGTTCTATTGGCGGGCCGAAGTTTCGGCTGGCGTGAGTGTGGCGTTCACAGACACCCAGGCCGGCAATCTTGCCCTGCACGTCGGGGACAACGCCGCTGATGTTCTCCAGCGCCGGGAGGCGCTGGAGAACGCTGCCGGCCTGACCGTGGGTTCCCTTCGGTTCATGGAGCAGGTCCACGGCACTGCGGTGGAAATGATGGAGCCGGCCACGCCGGCGCCGACCGCCGATGCCATGGTGTCGTGGGGGCTGCCGCTTGCGGTGATGGTGGCCGACTGCATCCCGGCATTACTCGTAGGGGAAGGACCAGACGGCCCGGTCCTCGCCGCCGCGCACGCAGGCCGCCCGGGGATAGAAGACGGTATTCTCCCGGCGGCAGTGGAGCGGATGCGCTCAGCCGGGGCCACCGCCATCCGTGCCTGGCTGGGCCCGTCAATCTGCGGGCGTTGCTATGAGGTGCCCGCCGAACTGCGCGCCCAAGTAGCTGCCCAGGTGCCGGCGACGCGGGCTGCCACGTCCTGGGGCACGCCAGCATTGGATCTCCCAGCAGGGGCGAAGAGCCAACTTGAAGCTGCCGGCGTCGTTATCGAATATGCGGGTCCGTGCACGCTTGAAAACGAAGAGCTTTTCTCTTACCGCAGGTCCAACACCACCGGGCGCTTCGCGGGACTGGTGTGGTCGCATGAATGA